The Bacteroidia bacterium genome has a segment encoding these proteins:
- a CDS encoding glycosyltransferase family 2 protein — translation MQQLITVCIATYKRILLLQQLLESLACMEIPVGYRLEIVIIDNECSDETKNACRDFSATSGMVVHYFAEEQKGISYVRNRALREASDETTWLAFVDDDEVVDAGWLFEMHLAISKYEGDVFTGPVYPKFNAATQDWVKRGGFFAAASEVDGAFKGSSATNNVIFKYSLIEEFDMKFNLEYNLTGGEDYRFFKSIVKKGGKIRWVRNAVVYEHISTDRGSVKWLFQRQFRLSNNSHLQYLKEHQKSVGSIFTVILKSAGRTIEFLCLCLFIPFLWILGRKELAVKVLQFLARGLGGFMAIANYAYKEYK, via the coding sequence ATGCAGCAATTGATAACAGTTTGTATTGCAACCTATAAGCGGATATTACTCCTTCAACAATTGCTGGAAAGCCTGGCCTGCATGGAAATACCGGTGGGCTACCGGCTTGAGATCGTGATCATTGATAATGAATGCAGTGATGAGACGAAGAATGCTTGCAGAGATTTCAGCGCCACGTCAGGGATGGTGGTTCATTATTTCGCAGAGGAACAGAAAGGCATCAGCTATGTACGAAATCGTGCACTTCGTGAAGCTTCGGACGAAACTACCTGGCTGGCATTTGTTGATGATGATGAGGTAGTAGATGCGGGATGGCTTTTTGAAATGCACCTGGCAATAAGTAAATATGAGGGAGATGTATTTACAGGCCCTGTTTATCCAAAATTCAATGCAGCTACACAGGATTGGGTTAAAAGAGGAGGATTTTTCGCAGCCGCAAGCGAAGTAGATGGCGCGTTCAAGGGATCTTCAGCTACTAACAATGTTATCTTTAAGTATTCACTAATTGAGGAGTTTGATATGAAATTTAATCTTGAATATAATTTAACAGGAGGCGAGGATTATCGTTTCTTTAAAAGTATAGTAAAAAAAGGAGGCAAAATCAGATGGGTACGGAATGCGGTTGTTTATGAACATATTAGTACTGATAGGGGTAGTGTAAAATGGTTGTTTCAGAGACAGTTCAGGCTAAGCAATAATTCTCATCTGCAATATTTAAAAGAACATCAGAAGAGTGTGGGAAGCATATTTACAGTAATTTTAAAAAGCGCAGGTCGCACCATCGAATTTCTGTGTCTTTGCCTGTTTATTCCATTTCTGTGGATATTAGGACGAAAGGAACTTGCTGTGAAGGTATTGCAGTTTCTGGCTCGCGGTTTAGGCGGTTTTATGGCAATTGCAAATTATGCTTATAAAGAGTATAAATAA
- a CDS encoding glycosyltransferase family 4 protein, whose translation MDRKVKEKVLILQRIFSDYRKPVFDRLARRFDLKLLYSKNKSGIRQVSANYAEEVPAFHYLPKETTVFQNVLAVILKFRPKVIIHEIALGAVSMYFSFILAKLLGIKFIFWGHGFDRTKGFNPNSPGDKLRLFLMRKADAVILYGNQMQDVLKKHLPAEKLFVARNTIDTDRFLRIKEELDERGREQVKAAIGFRHRYNLVFIGRLLEEKRPEILLNLLIKLREQGVKDVAVHFIGDGPEKEAIEQLIIEKKLRGQVFLHGSIHDPVESGKFLYAADLMVMPGYLGLSVNHAFCFSCPVVSFRQGENGPFHSPEAENIVQNQTGYLAKNDDLDDMAAWIGSYLKDDLHRSRMQQNTINLMRQECALENMVKQMSRGINYTIQENFEMQFAEEGE comes from the coding sequence ATGGACAGGAAGGTGAAGGAAAAGGTACTCATATTACAGCGGATATTCTCGGATTACAGGAAACCTGTTTTCGACCGTTTAGCCAGGCGGTTCGATCTCAAACTGCTGTACTCAAAGAATAAGAGCGGGATCAGGCAGGTGAGTGCAAATTACGCTGAAGAAGTCCCTGCATTTCATTATCTCCCGAAAGAAACCACTGTATTCCAGAATGTACTTGCGGTAATTCTGAAGTTCAGGCCGAAGGTCATTATCCATGAAATTGCACTTGGGGCGGTATCAATGTATTTCAGTTTCATTCTGGCAAAACTGCTGGGCATCAAATTTATCTTCTGGGGCCACGGCTTTGACCGTACAAAAGGTTTCAACCCCAACTCCCCGGGCGATAAACTGCGGCTGTTCCTGATGAGAAAGGCTGATGCGGTGATCCTTTACGGAAACCAGATGCAGGATGTGCTAAAAAAACACTTGCCTGCGGAAAAACTATTTGTTGCCAGGAACACCATTGACACAGATCGTTTCCTGAGAATTAAGGAAGAGCTGGACGAGCGGGGCAGGGAACAGGTGAAAGCAGCAATTGGATTCCGGCACCGGTACAACCTGGTCTTCATTGGAAGGCTGCTTGAGGAAAAGCGACCTGAAATCCTGTTAAACCTGCTTATAAAGCTACGGGAACAGGGAGTTAAAGATGTTGCCGTTCACTTCATCGGTGACGGTCCGGAAAAGGAGGCTATTGAGCAATTGATCATTGAGAAAAAGCTGCGGGGGCAGGTTTTCCTCCATGGCAGTATTCATGATCCCGTTGAGTCAGGAAAGTTTCTTTACGCGGCTGACCTCATGGTAATGCCGGGTTATCTCGGGCTTTCGGTTAATCATGCCTTCTGCTTTAGCTGCCCGGTGGTTTCTTTCCGGCAAGGAGAAAATGGCCCGTTCCACAGCCCGGAAGCGGAAAATATTGTGCAGAACCAAACCGGTTATTTGGCAAAAAACGATGACCTGGATGATATGGCGGCATGGATCGGAAGTTACCTGAAGGATGACCTGCACCGTAGTAGAATGCAACAAAATACCATTAACCTTATGCGCCAGGAATGCGCATTGGAAAACATGGTTAAGCAGATGAGCCGTGGAATAAACTACACCATTCAGGAAAATTTTGAAATGCAGTTTGCAGAAGAAGGGGAATGA
- a CDS encoding O-antigen ligase family protein yields MHQEYAHTLKESTGRRRLPLFLLFLTPYALVLALMPVLPNVHYMRYMLPVLSTALIFLVLSVRNIKLQKNVIYSFLKLFLFLIAISFLTFLWHGEIYLRFFQEAYFILAPLIFMYGLTYLHDDKETGTRDHLHTGAIIIFWGVVLGYLLFGGQQTVSTISSIAKDPSRLLLGIITSDIGTEGGAYTFALSFFTIYFFTTKKKRYFLLSLFLSILAFKRIALAGIGVSILIYWLLQLKTFHSILNQRNLFPATMVGLNLAVIALQFMLSRGIFNSAIQDVTGLPANMVFMGRLNAYNTVLETLERVPLLGIGLGKTSQILAEADIGLAHIHSDLLKYFLEFGPVLFCVWIFAFYRFSMVNSKNLVLMLFLNVLFLTDNVSIYFEIMFLFFFLGYFNYPTKDAPKQETIKLTY; encoded by the coding sequence TTGCACCAGGAATATGCACATACGCTAAAAGAAAGTACTGGAAGGCGCAGATTGCCACTTTTCCTGCTGTTCCTGACTCCGTATGCACTTGTGCTGGCGCTAATGCCCGTTTTGCCGAACGTGCATTATATGCGATACATGTTGCCTGTACTGAGTACAGCGCTCATTTTCCTCGTGCTTTCCGTTAGGAATATCAAGCTTCAGAAGAATGTGATCTACTCTTTCCTGAAACTGTTCCTGTTCCTGATTGCGATTTCGTTTCTCACGTTTCTATGGCATGGAGAAATTTATTTGCGGTTTTTCCAAGAGGCATATTTCATCCTGGCCCCGCTCATTTTTATGTACGGCCTCACCTATCTCCACGATGATAAAGAAACGGGAACGCGTGATCATCTGCACACCGGGGCCATTATCATTTTCTGGGGCGTGGTGCTGGGCTACCTGCTGTTCGGAGGGCAACAGACGGTGTCAACGATTAGCAGTATTGCCAAAGATCCTTCACGCTTGTTGCTGGGCATTATTACCAGCGATATCGGGACGGAAGGAGGCGCTTATACTTTTGCCTTAAGCTTCTTCACCATTTATTTCTTCACCACTAAAAAGAAAAGGTATTTCCTGCTCAGCCTGTTCCTTTCCATTTTGGCTTTTAAGCGCATTGCTCTTGCCGGAATCGGAGTCAGCATTTTAATTTATTGGCTGCTTCAATTAAAGACATTCCATTCTATCCTGAACCAGCGGAATCTGTTCCCTGCCACAATGGTGGGATTGAACCTGGCTGTAATAGCCTTGCAGTTTATGCTCTCACGGGGCATTTTTAATAGTGCCATTCAGGATGTCACCGGCCTGCCGGCTAATATGGTTTTCATGGGCCGGTTAAACGCTTACAATACCGTGTTGGAAACTTTAGAACGTGTTCCGCTTTTGGGAATTGGGCTGGGGAAAACCTCACAGATCTTAGCTGAAGCAGATATTGGCCTTGCCCATATCCATTCAGACCTGCTGAAATACTTCCTGGAATTTGGCCCTGTGCTGTTCTGCGTCTGGATTTTCGCATTCTACCGGTTCAGCATGGTCAATAGTAAGAACCTGGTGCTCATGCTGTTCCTTAACGTATTATTTCTGACAGACAACGTGTCGATTTACTTCGAGATCATGTTCCTGTTCTTCTTCCTGGGTTATTTCAACTATCCTACTAAGGATGCTCCAAAGCAGGAAACAATTAAGCTGACGTATTAA
- a CDS encoding glycosyltransferase family 4 protein, whose translation MKILTIVDSLGNGGIQRVARNFAVAYREYGYESAICVLKKNSDMDQLPGTDVQVYYAENQDCMRQIVSFSPDILHLHRHGGKGKPVFNLVRKIKDKKKCLVFDLNSFAWPNFSKDDELVDCTFVLSKWCLWRYKSWNKLNRSQHIATFVPNMMIEDEFYPLSKNEINVFRNKLGIPESAFVLGRIGQPNEASWKIEYVDIFRNLASEIKDIYMVMVGPPKNITDAIRRIEEPEIKERIIIKERVDDDAYLRGIYNCMDLFVHMSRIGESFGNVNAEAMLCRTPVITLSTPQFHNTQIEVVQNGQGGVVVNNVKTMQEMIYKLYHNRVLSTKAAGRSRELIMERYSREAVMKRMKKIIGVFMSNADNTSRAEALERMDIPTKISRKAVQKELQGAYGSVELSVKLKAKIHQNPYLYYVYSHLKNK comes from the coding sequence ATGAAAATTCTTACCATAGTTGATTCATTAGGCAATGGAGGTATTCAGCGGGTGGCCAGGAATTTCGCAGTGGCATACCGGGAATATGGGTATGAATCAGCAATTTGTGTTTTGAAAAAAAATTCGGATATGGATCAGTTGCCAGGGACGGATGTGCAGGTATATTATGCAGAAAACCAGGACTGTATGCGCCAGATCGTTTCGTTCAGCCCTGATATTTTGCATTTACACAGGCATGGTGGAAAAGGTAAGCCTGTTTTTAATTTAGTTAGAAAAATTAAAGATAAAAAGAAATGTCTTGTATTTGATTTAAACTCCTTTGCCTGGCCCAACTTCTCCAAAGATGATGAGTTGGTGGATTGCACCTTTGTCCTCTCCAAATGGTGCCTGTGGCGATACAAATCCTGGAATAAGCTGAATCGCAGCCAGCACATAGCCACATTCGTCCCGAATATGATGATCGAGGATGAATTTTACCCGCTCAGCAAAAATGAAATAAATGTGTTCAGGAACAAATTAGGAATTCCGGAAAGCGCCTTTGTGCTTGGCAGGATTGGGCAGCCAAACGAAGCTTCCTGGAAAATTGAATATGTGGATATTTTTCGCAATCTCGCCAGTGAGATCAAAGATATTTACATGGTAATGGTAGGGCCGCCAAAGAATATCACTGATGCCATAAGGAGGATTGAGGAGCCGGAGATCAAAGAACGCATCATTATTAAAGAGCGAGTGGATGATGATGCCTACCTGAGGGGGATCTACAACTGCATGGACTTGTTCGTACACATGTCCAGGATCGGGGAAAGTTTCGGGAACGTGAATGCTGAAGCTATGCTGTGCCGGACTCCCGTCATCACCCTAAGCACACCACAGTTTCACAACACCCAGATTGAAGTGGTACAGAACGGCCAGGGCGGAGTGGTGGTGAATAATGTGAAGACCATGCAGGAGATGATCTATAAGCTTTACCACAACAGGGTATTATCAACTAAAGCGGCAGGCAGATCCCGCGAACTGATCATGGAGCGTTATTCCCGCGAAGCGGTGATGAAACGGATGAAAAAGATTATCGGGGTTTTCATGTCCAATGCTGATAATACCTCGCGAGCTGAAGCCCTTGAACGCATGGATATTCCGACTAAAATCTCACGGAAGGCCGTACAGAAAGAGCTGCAGGGTGCCTATGGCAGTGTGGAATTAAGTGTAAAGCTCAAAGCCAAAATTCACCAAAACCCATACCTCTACTACGTTTACAGCCATTTGAAGAATAAGTAG
- a CDS encoding SLBB domain-containing protein, which translates to MKYFFILIVIALSYTHAYAQEYNLLDRDLSQIDVEALTDQQIRQIATEVERSDMTEQELMNLARLKGMPEAEIARLKQRLTNIDRQKGTDELQGSVDEDLTKENITSERQASIETPADLNRIFGTSLFSSEKLTFEPSLNIPTPRSYQLGPGDELVIDIWGDSRQNYRLQVSREGSINISNLGPVYVSGLNMEQASRKIIDRLSEIYTGLKGPRPATYAQVGIGKVRSVKVTLLGEVRVPGTYTLPALATVFNALYLSGGPALNGSFRDIEVIRENKVITTIDVYDFLLGGKQENNIYVEDQDIIRVNPYQKRVEVKGAVKRPMIYEVKEGENLDQLIEYAAGFTDQAYTHRLKVHRKTSRERRIEDVPQEAFQQFSLKNGDIVEVESILNRYENRVEIKGAVYRSGEYQLTEGLTVINLVEKAEGLREDAFLGRAIIFRTRDDYSTEVIPFNLREMLQDPTKDILLEREDVIHISSKYDLKEDYHVSIYGAVQAPSTFPYMDNMSLEDLILMAGGFSEAASVSRIEVARRLKKEGVGATSDEIAEVFQFSVDGQLELGSSEAKFILQPFDQVYVREYPGYQVQRSVAISGEVLYPGSYALQSKDEHLSDLILRTGGLTHYAYPEGATLERTIWGDTTQIGINLVAILEKPHSKFDLYLLPGDRIHIPKELQTVAIKGQVLNPVAIKYQRNFGFRDYIASAGGFTSVARKRKVYVRYPDGSADRTRKFLVFNNYPKVTPGSTIFVPEEPERTKLSAQEVIGISTGLATISLLIVSIIGR; encoded by the coding sequence TTGAAGTACTTTTTTATATTAATCGTAATAGCACTCAGCTATACGCATGCTTATGCCCAGGAATATAATTTATTGGATAGAGACCTGTCTCAAATTGATGTTGAGGCGCTTACAGATCAGCAGATAAGGCAAATCGCAACGGAAGTTGAGCGGAGCGATATGACCGAGCAGGAGTTGATGAACCTTGCCCGGTTGAAAGGAATGCCTGAAGCAGAAATTGCCAGGCTGAAGCAGCGCCTTACAAATATAGACCGCCAAAAGGGTACTGACGAGTTGCAGGGAAGTGTGGACGAGGATCTGACAAAGGAAAATATAACCAGTGAACGCCAAGCCTCAATAGAGACTCCGGCTGATCTGAACCGGATTTTCGGTACATCGCTCTTCAGCAGTGAAAAGCTCACCTTTGAGCCGAGCCTGAATATTCCCACTCCCAGAAGTTATCAGCTTGGGCCGGGAGATGAATTGGTGATAGATATTTGGGGTGACAGCCGCCAGAATTACCGGCTCCAGGTTTCGCGCGAAGGCAGCATTAACATCAGCAACTTAGGACCTGTTTACGTTAGCGGCCTCAACATGGAGCAGGCATCCAGAAAGATCATTGACCGGCTGTCAGAAATCTATACAGGTCTGAAAGGTCCGCGTCCGGCTACTTATGCGCAGGTCGGGATTGGCAAAGTGAGGAGCGTGAAGGTGACGCTTCTTGGCGAAGTCCGGGTGCCGGGAACTTATACATTGCCAGCTCTGGCCACCGTCTTTAATGCGCTTTATCTTTCTGGCGGCCCTGCGCTAAATGGCAGCTTCAGAGACATTGAGGTGATCAGGGAGAATAAAGTGATAACCACGATAGACGTGTATGATTTCCTGCTGGGAGGCAAACAGGAGAATAACATCTATGTGGAGGATCAGGATATTATTCGGGTAAATCCTTATCAGAAAAGGGTGGAAGTAAAGGGCGCGGTGAAGCGGCCGATGATATATGAAGTAAAAGAAGGCGAGAATCTGGATCAATTAATTGAATATGCTGCTGGATTCACAGACCAGGCATATACCCACCGCCTGAAGGTCCACCGCAAAACATCACGTGAAAGACGGATTGAGGATGTTCCACAGGAAGCCTTTCAACAATTTTCCTTAAAAAATGGGGACATCGTGGAAGTAGAATCAATCCTGAACAGGTATGAAAACCGTGTGGAAATTAAAGGAGCTGTATATCGCAGCGGTGAATATCAACTTACGGAAGGCCTCACAGTCATCAACCTGGTGGAAAAAGCGGAAGGCCTTCGCGAAGATGCCTTTCTGGGAAGGGCCATTATTTTCCGTACCAGAGATGATTATTCCACGGAGGTTATTCCTTTCAACCTTCGGGAAATGTTGCAGGATCCCACAAAGGATATCTTGCTTGAACGGGAAGATGTAATCCACATTTCTTCCAAATATGATTTAAAGGAGGACTATCATGTAAGTATTTATGGTGCGGTGCAGGCTCCGTCAACATTTCCATACATGGACAATATGTCTCTCGAGGATTTGATCCTGATGGCGGGAGGGTTTTCTGAAGCAGCTTCGGTATCGAGAATCGAGGTAGCCAGGCGCCTGAAGAAAGAAGGTGTGGGAGCCACCTCTGATGAAATTGCCGAGGTTTTCCAGTTTTCGGTTGATGGACAATTGGAGTTAGGCAGTTCTGAAGCAAAATTTATTTTACAGCCTTTTGACCAGGTTTATGTGCGGGAATATCCTGGGTATCAAGTGCAAAGATCTGTGGCTATTTCTGGTGAAGTACTCTATCCCGGTTCCTATGCTCTTCAGAGCAAAGACGAGCATTTATCTGATCTGATCCTGCGAACGGGTGGCCTTACCCATTATGCTTATCCTGAAGGAGCAACCCTGGAAAGGACCATTTGGGGCGATACTACGCAGATAGGAATTAACCTGGTAGCCATTCTCGAAAAACCGCATTCTAAATTTGATTTATACTTGTTGCCCGGAGACCGCATTCATATTCCCAAAGAGCTGCAAACGGTGGCAATAAAAGGTCAAGTTTTAAATCCGGTCGCCATCAAATATCAAAGAAACTTCGGCTTCCGTGATTACATCGCGAGCGCAGGCGGATTTACTTCAGTGGCTCGTAAGCGGAAGGTCTATGTTCGTTACCCGGATGGGTCTGCCGACCGCACGAGGAAATTTCTGGTATTTAATAATTATCCTAAGGTGACGCCCGGCTCCACCATTTTCGTTCCTGAAGAGCCGGAACGAACCAAACTCTCTGCACAGGAGGTGATAGGTATCAGCACCGGGCTTGCTACCATAAGTTTATTAATAGTTAGTATAATAGGCAGGTAA
- a CDS encoding Wzz/FepE/Etk N-terminal domain-containing protein encodes MKEERIEEMQEMNRTGNSIEVTVYEIFNKLRSHRKLVIKVALIFFVLGIVVAFLLPRSYQAKAVLLPELSKAKENQASGLLKRFSSMSGLDLGGAANSYMDPMLYPEIIKSKPFLLSLMHEPVYFSSIDSVVTPYLYYTEIKKPSAGEVILGYTIGLPSRIKKIFTGTAPASRGNSARLNGDTAIVLDLEQEEVLGILAENMEVSLDENTGLATVRIEMPDPYAATVLTKKSVEYLTLYITDYKTEKAIQDMEFVEKRYAEAKIKFEEAQERLASFRDKNRHLATEVAEMREQRYVADHNLHFGVFQNLAERLEQSRIEVQHVTPVFKVLEPPVLPNNNSGPSRAMVVLSFTLAGLVIAVLYIYLKAFYLNTKESGK; translated from the coding sequence GTGAAGGAAGAAAGGATAGAAGAAATGCAAGAGATGAACAGGACCGGTAATTCAATCGAGGTAACGGTCTATGAAATATTTAACAAGCTACGCAGCCACAGGAAGCTGGTCATCAAAGTAGCGCTGATCTTTTTCGTGCTGGGGATTGTGGTGGCGTTCCTGTTGCCAAGAAGCTACCAGGCGAAGGCTGTCTTATTGCCCGAACTCAGCAAGGCAAAGGAAAACCAGGCCAGTGGCTTGCTGAAAAGATTCAGCAGCATGAGCGGTCTCGATCTGGGCGGAGCGGCCAACAGCTACATGGACCCAATGCTCTACCCTGAGATCATCAAAAGCAAACCCTTTCTGCTTTCACTCATGCATGAACCGGTTTATTTTTCCTCGATTGATTCTGTGGTAACTCCCTACCTCTACTACACTGAAATAAAGAAGCCTTCAGCCGGAGAGGTGATACTTGGCTACACCATCGGCCTTCCTTCCAGGATCAAAAAAATATTCACCGGCACTGCCCCTGCTTCCAGGGGTAATTCAGCCAGGTTAAATGGAGACACCGCCATTGTGTTGGATCTTGAACAGGAGGAAGTTCTTGGCATACTCGCTGAAAATATGGAAGTGAGCCTTGACGAGAATACCGGCCTCGCCACCGTCAGGATAGAAATGCCTGACCCTTATGCAGCCACGGTTTTAACGAAAAAATCAGTGGAATACCTGACGCTTTATATTACCGACTACAAGACTGAAAAAGCCATCCAGGACATGGAGTTTGTGGAGAAAAGGTATGCCGAAGCCAAGATCAAATTCGAAGAGGCGCAGGAACGGCTGGCTTCTTTCCGCGACAAAAACCGCCACCTGGCGACTGAAGTTGCCGAAATGCGGGAGCAACGCTATGTAGCCGATCATAACCTGCATTTCGGGGTTTTCCAGAACCTGGCCGAGCGGCTGGAGCAATCCCGGATAGAGGTACAGCATGTGACACCTGTATTCAAAGTGCTGGAACCACCTGTGCTGCCCAACAACAATAGCGGCCCTTCTAGGGCAATGGTGGTGTTGAGTTTCACCCTGGCAGGTTTGGTCATTGCTGTGCTCTACATCTATCTGAAAGCATTTTACCTCAACACCAAAGAAAGCGGGAAATAG
- a CDS encoding oligosaccharide flippase family protein: MLLKHSFIYTIGKGVPSIVSLLAITLFTTYLTPAEFGEYALVLSVASITGSIFYDWLILAHLRFIQSKDATASDRLLRTVLTTFVWSIFITAVISAAVVPFLSFEWQTLALIGLPIIWAEGFFNLTVNVLRGNLKPVTYSILFLLRAIVYISVGGGLAYSGAGALAPLSGLLAGSVLASLFISSKVWKPVRMKLDVSLIKTLFIYGSPFIVSFALNFIVNSSDRFIIAYLLGNEEVGQYSAAYQFTWRSVSALLMIISTSSNPLILRAFDNKGMKSANIELRNTGLLIALIGIPSCLGIIALRENISYVFIGSAFKNDAIELIPWIAVAALIYAFKSFYVDTGFQIAKKTHLQIWPSLLAAIVNIILNFWLIPVYGILGAAIATLVAFVVGLLSSAVLVVRAYPFPKVAWKDMILILGGSLMMCIPLVLWDPEPGIWHLTLQLLIAGSIFLFFLMIFNIMNLRTLLLNKLNSE, encoded by the coding sequence ATGCTTCTGAAGCACAGTTTTATTTATACCATCGGAAAAGGTGTACCCAGTATTGTTTCATTGCTGGCCATTACGCTCTTCACCACTTACCTTACCCCGGCTGAGTTTGGTGAATATGCGCTGGTTCTTTCGGTGGCAAGCATTACCGGTTCCATATTTTATGATTGGCTCATTCTGGCTCATTTGCGTTTTATCCAATCAAAAGATGCCACAGCGAGCGATCGCCTTCTCAGGACCGTACTCACCACTTTTGTATGGAGCATTTTTATTACCGCTGTTATCTCTGCGGCAGTGGTACCTTTTCTCAGTTTTGAGTGGCAAACACTGGCGCTCATCGGGCTACCCATCATTTGGGCTGAAGGTTTTTTTAATTTAACGGTGAATGTTCTGCGGGGAAATTTAAAACCGGTTACCTATAGTATTCTGTTCCTCTTGCGGGCGATCGTTTATATCTCTGTTGGAGGCGGTTTGGCCTATTCCGGAGCCGGGGCTCTGGCTCCGCTTTCCGGTTTGCTTGCCGGATCGGTGCTGGCTTCCCTCTTCATTTCTTCTAAAGTATGGAAACCTGTGAGGATGAAATTGGATGTTTCATTGATAAAAACCTTATTTATATATGGTTCTCCGTTTATCGTTTCGTTTGCCCTGAATTTTATCGTGAATAGTTCTGACAGGTTCATTATTGCATATTTATTGGGAAATGAGGAGGTAGGGCAATATTCAGCCGCTTATCAGTTTACGTGGCGGTCAGTGTCAGCCCTTCTTATGATCATCAGCACCAGCAGCAATCCTTTAATTTTAAGAGCCTTCGACAATAAGGGCATGAAAAGCGCCAACATTGAACTCAGGAATACCGGCCTTTTGATTGCCCTCATCGGAATACCATCCTGCCTGGGAATTATCGCCCTCAGAGAAAATATTAGTTACGTCTTTATCGGATCGGCATTTAAAAATGATGCTATCGAACTGATTCCCTGGATCGCTGTGGCCGCTTTAATTTATGCATTTAAATCATTTTATGTAGATACCGGATTTCAAATAGCTAAGAAAACTCATTTGCAAATTTGGCCCTCCCTGTTGGCGGCTATTGTAAATATTATTTTGAATTTTTGGTTAATCCCTGTTTATGGAATTCTTGGAGCCGCTATAGCAACCCTCGTGGCTTTTGTCGTGGGTTTGTTATCCAGTGCTGTTTTGGTTGTGCGGGCTTATCCGTTCCCAAAGGTGGCATGGAAAGATATGATTTTGATCCTGGGCGGATCGCTGATGATGTGCATTCCGCTGGTATTGTGGGATCCGGAACCAGGCATTTGGCATCTCACATTGCAACTATTAATTGCCGGGAGCATCTTTTTATTTTTTTTAATGATATTTAATATTATGAACCTAAGAACGCTGCTATTAAACAAATTAAATTCAGAATAA